In a single window of the Portunus trituberculatus isolate SZX2019 chromosome 9, ASM1759143v1, whole genome shotgun sequence genome:
- the LOC123501542 gene encoding alpha-(1,3)-fucosyltransferase C-like — MKNLVRLPAFYLCLVLFAVVLVLFEDRQEHSWDVNRLSGTSFRLPKIQSIIIYNKSKVHAPHTSENASRTQPHSEPLTTLTQTTKEAQQGEVSGGEAQLLPMKTILVWTYGYGGKTMGFGEGQAPFKTAGCEVDSCYLTKNKTMVPLDAFDATLFHFRSLKADNLPNKRSPHQRWVFWEMESASYVYQDPGTYNHLFNWTMTYRWDSDVQQRYGRVIPIPPSTSSTTSSTSPSASPPPGGLERNYAKGKTKMAAWFVSNCFTISRREKLVRYLKKHIQVDIYGKCGKLSCPREKTEECYDMLGQHYKFYLSFENSLCKDYVTEKLFSVLRHDVVPVVLGGSNYTSITPPHSIINVKDFPSITALINHLKYLDGNDTAYNEYFWWKKQYQVVDGWRGGAQGFCDLCKKLHEDQTPKVYSDIRDWFVGQGECLRLNLRVAS, encoded by the exons ATGAAGAACCTCGTCAGATTGCCT GCCTTCTACCTGTGTCTCGTCCTTTTCGCTGTGGTCCTCGTGCTGTTTGAGGACCGCCAGGAACATTCGTGGGACGTGAACAGACTCAGCGGCACCTCCTTCAG aCTGCCTAAGATTCAAAGCATCATCATATATAACAAGTCGAAGGTCCACGCGCCACACACCAGCGAAAATGCCTCCAGAACGCAGCCGCACAGCGAACCCCTTACCACCCTGACGCAAACCACGAAGGAGGCGCAGCAGGGGGAGGTGTCAGGGGGCGAGGCTCAGCTGCTCCCAATGAAGACGATACTTGTGTGGACTTAC GGGTACGGAGGCAAGACAATGGGGTTCGGGGAGGGTCAGGCGCCCTTCAAGACAGCTGGCTGCGAGGTGGACTCCTGTTACCTCACCAAGAACAAAACCATGGTGCCTCTTGATGCCTTCGATGCCACCCTCTTCCACTTTCGCTCCCTGAAAGCCGACAACCTCCCCAACAAGAG GTCGCCACATCAGCGGTGGGTGTTTTGGGAAATGGAATCCGCCTCTTACGTGTACCAGGACCCCGGGACTTACAATCACCTCTTCAACTGGACCATGACCTACAGATGGGACTCAGATGTGCagcaaag gtaCGGTCGAGTCATTCCCATTCCaccctctacctcctccaccacctcctccacctccccgtctgcctctcctccacctgGCGGCTTGGAGAGGAACTACGCCAAGGGAAAGACCAAGATGGCTGCCTGGTTCGTCTCAAACTGCTTCACCATATCAAGAAGAGAGAAGCTTGTCAGATACCTTAAGAAGcatatacag GTGGACATCTATGGGAAGTGTGGTAAATTGAGTTGCCCCAGGGAGAAGACTGAGGAGTGCTATGATATGCTGGGCCAACACTACAAGTTCTATCTGTCCTTCGAGAACTCCCTGTGCAAAGACTACGTCACGGAAAAGCTCTTCTCAGTCCTCAG GCATGATGTGGTCCCCGTGGTGTTGGGGGGCTCCAATTACACCAGCATCACCCCCCCGCACTCCATCATCAACGTGAAGGACTTCCCCAGCATCACGGCCCTCATCAACCACCTCAAGTACCTCGACGGGAACGACACGGCCTACAACGAGTACTTTTG gTGGAAGAAACAGTACCAGGTGGTGGACGGGTGGAGAGGCGGAGCACAAGGCTTCTGTGACCTGTGTAAGAAGCTTCACGAGGATCAGACGCCCAAGGTTTATTCGGACATTCGAGACTGGTTCGTGGGACAAGGCGAGTGTTTGAGACTCAACCTCCGCGTCGCTAGTTAA